The DNA region GGGTGCGGTCCCAGATGGTCAGCAGCGGACCGACGCCCGCACCGGCAATATCAATGGAACCGGAGAGCAATGCATCGTTGACCGCCGCACCACCGGAGAGCTGGGTCCAGTCGACCTTGATGTCGATGCCTTCCTGCTTGCCGTACTTCTCGATCAGGTTCTGATCGCGCACCACATTGAGCAACAGATAAACAATGCCGAACTGCTCGGCGATGCGGATTTCACCTTCGGCGTGGGCCACGGTCGGCGCCACCAGGCTGCCGGCGATCAAGCTGAAACCCAGGCCGATGGCCGCGGCCAACGGTGCAAATGGAAGACGTTTGGACATGAGAGTTTCTCCGAAAAATCAGAAAGGCGCGTCGCCCTGGATGGTGGTGCGATACAACTTGCGGCGCAGGTAGCTCGGGCATCCGGCGGCGAGATGAATCAGCGAACGGTTGTCCCAGAACACCAGGTCGTGGGCCTGCCATTGATGGCGGTAGATGTTTTGCGGCAGCACGCTGTGGGCGTAGAGCTCGTCGAGCAGTTGCTTGCTTTCGTCTTCCGGCAAACCAACGATGCGCGTGGTGAAACCCTCACTGACGAACAACGCCTTACGGCCGTTTTCCGGGTGTGTGCGGACGATCGGATGAACCACTTCGGCGACCTGAGCGAGTTGCTCTGGCGTCAGCGTCGGGCGCCAGTTGCCTTCGAATTTGGTCTCGCTGTAGCGCGCGGTGTAAGAGTGCGCGGCCGAGCGACCTTCGACGGCTTTGCGCAGCGCTTCGGGCAGGTTGTCCCAGGCTTTATGCATGTCGGCGAAGAGCGTGTCGCCGCCCTCGGATGGCAGCTCCTGGGCGTGCAGCATCGAGCCCAGGCTTGGCAGCTCTTTATAGGAAAGGTCGGAATGCCAGAACTTGCCGGCATCGCCGAGGCCGATGGATTGGCCATTTTCGATGATGTTGGAAACGATGAGGATTTCCGGATGCCCGGCGAGCAGGAATTGCTTGAGCACATGAATCTGCAACACGCCGAAACGGCGGCTGAAAGCGATCTGCTGCTCGGGGGTAATGCGTTGATCGCGGAACACCACGACGTGATGATCCAGGTGCGCACGGTGAATGCGGGCAAAGTCCTGATCATTGATCGGGCGGGACAGGTCGAGGCCGATGATTTCGACACCGACAGCGCCACTGAACGGGCGGATGTCGAAGGTTTGCGGCGCGATGTTCGCGGCGCTTGGGGAAGCCGTTGCTGCAGACATAAATCACTCCCACGCACGGCACGCTCAAAGGCGCGCGCGTCGATCAAGAAACTCACGGAGGTCCCGTGTTAGTTCGTGTCGTGCGGCGCGCCGATTGGTCGGCAGGTACGCAGGGGATGACTTTATAGGTATAAGAACGTGAATTTAAATACCGTTAGCGAATAACGATATGGCTTTTGAGGTGTGTTGCCTTTTGGGCCTCTTCGCGAGCAAGTCCGCTCCCACATTGGATGTGTGTTGATCACAGAACCAATGTGGGAGCGGGCTTGCTCGCGAAGGGGCCATTAGCCCCAGCCGAGAACTATCGCTCGTGCAACGCCTCGGCGCGCGCCCGAATAATCGGCTTGAGCAGGTAGCTGAGAATGGTCTTCTTGCCGGTGATGATGTCCACCGAAGCCACCATCCCCGGGATGATCAGCAACGGCTTTTCATCCGTCCCCAGGTGGCTGCGATCAGTGCGCAGCTTGATGATGTAGTAAGTGGTTTTCTTATCTTCGTCGGTGATGGTGTCAGCCCCGATCTGCTCAAGCTTGGCCTTCAGCCCACCATAAATGGTGTAGTCATACGCCGTGAACTTCACCGTCGCTTCCTGCCCCGGATGCAGGAACGCAATGTCCTGCGGGCGAATCTTCGCTTCCACCAGCAAGGTATCGTCCAGCGGCACGATTTCCACCAGGTCGCTGCCCGGCTGGATCACGCCGCCAATGGTGTTCACCAGCAACTTGTTGACGATGCCGCGCACCGGCGATGTCACCAGCGTCCGGCTGACCCGGTCTTCCAGCGCCTTGCCGGTGGCCTGGGCCTTGTTCAGGTCAGTGCGTGCTTCATTGAGTTGAGTCAGTGCTTCGCTGCGGAATTTGCCGCGAGTCTCGTCGATCTTGCGCTGCACTTCCTTGATCGCCGATTGGGCGCGAGGAATGGCAAGAGTGGTAGCGTCCAGTTGCCCGCGGGTTTCAACCTCGGCGCGCTTGAGTCGCAGCACTTCAACCGGCGATACCGCGCCCTGGGCCACCAACGGCTCGGACATGTCGATTTCCTGACGCTGCAACGCGAGACCGCTACGGTACTGCGACTGCTTGGAAGTGAACTCGCGCAGCTCTTGCTGACGCTGGATCAACTGCTCCTCCAAACCGCCAATTTCATCGTGCAGCTGCTGACGGCGGCTGATGTACAGCGACTCCTCGCTGGCCGCCTGACCGGGAACAGCCTTCAGCACGTCAGCCGGGAAGTTCAGCGGACGGTCGTCGACTTCTGCGCTCAAGCGTTCGACTCGCAGCAGCATCGACAGCCGATCGGCTTCGGTTTCGCCGACGTTGGAGGCGAATCGCGTGTCGTCCAGGCGAATCAGCGGTGCGCCAGCTTCGACGATCTGCCCTTCGGTCACGTACAACTCGGAGACGATGCCGCCCTCCAGGTTCTGGATTTTCTGGATCTTGGACGACGGAATGGCTTTGCCGTCGCCCTTTGTGACTTCGTCGATCACGGCGAAGTTGGCCCAGAGCATCAGGAACACGAAGAAGCCGATGATCGCCCAGATGGTCAGTCGCACCACGCGTGGGGCGTCCTCGATCAGCGCTTTGTTGACCTCGGGAAGTGGCTGGCCATGCAGCGAATCGGAGCCTTTGAAGTAACGGCCGATCGAATTCTTGAAACCCGACTTAAGCAACACTGATCTGCCCCTTCTTCAACGCTTCCATCACGGCGGCTTTCGGGCCGTCGGCAAGAACCTGCCCGCGGTCGATGACGATCAGACGATCCACCAGCGACAACAGCGAAGCCCGGTGCGTCACCAGCACCACGGTTTTGTTTTCAACCACCGCCGCGAGGCGTTGCTTTAGGCGTTCTTCACCGGTGTTGTCCATGGCACTGGTCGGTTCGTCGAGCAGCAGGATCGGCGGGTTGAGCAGTAACGCACGGGCCAGGGCAACGTTCTGGCGCTGACCGCCAGACAGGTTCTGCCCACGCTCGCCGACTTGCAGCTCATAACCTTGTGGGTGCAGACGGGCGAATTCGTGGACGCCGGCCAACTCGGCCGCTTGCAGCACCATTTCGTCTTCGACATAGCGTGCGCCCGACACGAGGTTGTCGCGCAGGGTGCCGGCCAGCAGCTGAATGTCCTGAGCCACGTAGCCAATGTTGTGGCGCAATTCGCTGACGTCGATCTGACGGATATCGACGCCATCCACCAACAGGGCGCCATCGTCCGGCTGGTAGAGGCCTACGAGCAGTTTGGCCAGGGAGCTTTTCCCCGAGCCGCTGCGACCGATGATGCCGATCTTCTCGCCAGGCTTGATGATCAGGTTGATATTCTTCAATGCCGCGTTCTGTTGGTTCGGGTAGGTGAAGTTCATCTGCCGGCATTCGATGGCGCCTTGCAGCACCTTGCGGCTCAGTGGGCGTTCCTCGAAGTTGCGCTCTTGCGGCAGCTCCATCATCTGATCGACCGAGGTCATGGTCACCCGCGCTTGCTGGTAACGGGTCAGCAGGCCAGACAGCGAGGCCAGCGGGCTGAGAGCGCGGCCGCTGAGCATGTAGCAGGCGATCAAACCGCCCATGCTCAGGTGACCGTCGATGATCTGGTACACGCCGAAGACGATCATGATCACCCCGGCCAGTTGCTGGATCAGCAAGGTGATGTTCATCGCCAGACCGGAGAGCATTTTCACCCGCAGCTCGAGGCGGCTGAGGGTGCCGATGGTCTGCTCCCACTGATATTGGCGCTCGCTTTCGGCGTTGTTGACCTTCACTGCATCGAGGCCGGCGAGGGTTTCGATCAGGCTCGACTGCCGCTCCGCGCCCAGGGCCATGGTTCGCTCCATGGTCGCCACCAGCGGCTTCTGCAAGGCATAGCCGATGAGCAGGGCAATCGGGAACGCCAGCACTGGAATCCACACCAGATGCCCGCCGAGAATCGCGATGACCATGAAGATCAACAGCGTAAACGGCAGGTCGATCAGGCTGGTGAGGGTCAGCGAAGCAAGAAAGTCCCGCAGGCTCTGAAACTCATGGATGTTCTGGGCAAAACTGCCGACCCGTGCAGGGCGGTACTTCATGGCCATGCCGACGATGCGCTCGAACAACGTGGCCGAGATGATCAGGTCGGTTTTCTTCCCGGCCAGGTCCAGGCAGAGGCTGCGCAGGCTCTTGAGGATCAGGTCGAACAGGTACGCCCCGGTGATGCCGATGGCCAACACCCACAGGGTCGATTCGGCCTGGTTCGGCACGACGCGGTCGTAGACGTTCATCACGAACAGCGGCGCGGCCATGGCAATGATGTTGATCAGGAAGCTGGCGGCGATGGCGTCGGCGTACAGCCAGCGCGAACGCTTGAGGGTGTCGCGGAACCACGAGCGCGCGCGCGGGATCAGCGTGCCGTGATTGACGTCGAATTTGTGCTGGGGTTGAGCGAAGAACACTTTGCCGATGTAGTCATCGGCCA from Pseudomonas sp. ACM7 includes:
- a CDS encoding TauD/TfdA family dioxygenase, yielding MSAATASPSAANIAPQTFDIRPFSGAVGVEIIGLDLSRPINDQDFARIHRAHLDHHVVVFRDQRITPEQQIAFSRRFGVLQIHVLKQFLLAGHPEILIVSNIIENGQSIGLGDAGKFWHSDLSYKELPSLGSMLHAQELPSEGGDTLFADMHKAWDNLPEALRKAVEGRSAAHSYTARYSETKFEGNWRPTLTPEQLAQVAEVVHPIVRTHPENGRKALFVSEGFTTRIVGLPEDESKQLLDELYAHSVLPQNIYRHQWQAHDLVFWDNRSLIHLAAGCPSYLRRKLYRTTIQGDAPF
- a CDS encoding HlyD family type I secretion periplasmic adaptor subunit encodes the protein MLLKSGFKNSIGRYFKGSDSLHGQPLPEVNKALIEDAPRVVRLTIWAIIGFFVFLMLWANFAVIDEVTKGDGKAIPSSKIQKIQNLEGGIVSELYVTEGQIVEAGAPLIRLDDTRFASNVGETEADRLSMLLRVERLSAEVDDRPLNFPADVLKAVPGQAASEESLYISRRQQLHDEIGGLEEQLIQRQQELREFTSKQSQYRSGLALQRQEIDMSEPLVAQGAVSPVEVLRLKRAEVETRGQLDATTLAIPRAQSAIKEVQRKIDETRGKFRSEALTQLNEARTDLNKAQATGKALEDRVSRTLVTSPVRGIVNKLLVNTIGGVIQPGSDLVEIVPLDDTLLVEAKIRPQDIAFLHPGQEATVKFTAYDYTIYGGLKAKLEQIGADTITDEDKKTTYYIIKLRTDRSHLGTDEKPLLIIPGMVASVDIITGKKTILSYLLKPIIRARAEALHER
- a CDS encoding type I secretion system permease/ATPase; translation: MESEVSRVQLIHDPRALHDDPLLDGLLALCTLHQKPASAAMLTTGLPLPKQRLSVELLPRAAARAGLQGRVLVRKLEQIPAIAMPALLLLKDGRSAVLLGWLGDDQARLLLSESDGGESVVSRELLADDYIGKVFFAQPQHKFDVNHGTLIPRARSWFRDTLKRSRWLYADAIAASFLINIIAMAAPLFVMNVYDRVVPNQAESTLWVLAIGITGAYLFDLILKSLRSLCLDLAGKKTDLIISATLFERIVGMAMKYRPARVGSFAQNIHEFQSLRDFLASLTLTSLIDLPFTLLIFMVIAILGGHLVWIPVLAFPIALLIGYALQKPLVATMERTMALGAERQSSLIETLAGLDAVKVNNAESERQYQWEQTIGTLSRLELRVKMLSGLAMNITLLIQQLAGVIMIVFGVYQIIDGHLSMGGLIACYMLSGRALSPLASLSGLLTRYQQARVTMTSVDQMMELPQERNFEERPLSRKVLQGAIECRQMNFTYPNQQNAALKNINLIIKPGEKIGIIGRSGSGKSSLAKLLVGLYQPDDGALLVDGVDIRQIDVSELRHNIGYVAQDIQLLAGTLRDNLVSGARYVEDEMVLQAAELAGVHEFARLHPQGYELQVGERGQNLSGGQRQNVALARALLLNPPILLLDEPTSAMDNTGEERLKQRLAAVVENKTVVLVTHRASLLSLVDRLIVIDRGQVLADGPKAAVMEALKKGQISVA